A segment of the Maridesulfovibrio zosterae DSM 11974 genome:
AAAATATCAATTTAGAAGATTTTGCTGATTTGTCTGGCCGTAGCCTTTCTACATTTAAACGTGAATTTAAGAGAAAATTTGATACTACTCCTGCAAAATGGCTCCGAGAGCGCCGCCTTTCATGGTCCGCTCAACTTATTTTGAATTCTAATAAGAATATTACAGAGATAGCTTACGAATCAGGCTATGACAGCCTTTCCCATTTCAGCAGTATTTTTCGGAAACATTACGGTCTTACTCCCAGAGAATATCGTTCTGGACTGAAATCATCAAAATCTGATCGTTAAACGAAAGTCCTCCCTCTACATATTCGATAGGTTCCTTCTTGAATAAAACCAAGGAGGAATTTATGCGTAAATATTCAGTTCTTATTCTATGTATTTTTTTTATTATCCAAGCGGCTGCATGCACAACCAAAACAGTTAAAATCGAGGGCTTTGCTTCACCTGAGAGTGTAATCTCAGACGGTACATATTTTTATGTCTCAAATGTTGGGGAAAAACTAAAGCCCATGGATAAGGACGGTGATGGGTTTATTTCGCGCCTGTCTGCTGATGGTGCTGTTATTGAACGAAAGTTTATAAGCAATCTTAATGCTCCAAAGGGCATGGTTGTTTTGAATGGAGTTTTATATGTTGCCGATATTGACAGGGTTAAAGGTTTTTCCGTTACTGACGGTTCACAAGTCTATGATCTTGATTTTTCTGATAAAGGAACGTCTCTACTTAACGACATCACTATCCTTGGAGATGGTAAATTACTTGTTTCAGCAACTGATACAGGTGCGCTATATGAATTTGATTCTGGAGACTCACCAACAATTAAAAGCATAGAAACGGATGTAGACTTATCTGGTCCAAATGGAATTGTTTTTGATCCTGAAGATGGAAGTGTTTACATTGCTTCATATGGTAAAAATAATGAGCCAAATGGATTTATAAGTAAGGGGAGAATTAAGAATGGACGCTTAAAGTCAGATATTATCCATTCTAAGGGAGGGTTTTATGACGGTATTGCGCTTTATGATGGTAAGGTCCTTTTTTCTGACTGGGTCGCCTTTGAGAAAAAAGGAGTAATCGTTATGCTGAATTCTAAGTCCGGTGAATCCTCAGTCCTAGATACTGGTGAAGAAATTGCTGGCCCAGCTGATTTCTATCTGGATAAAAACAGTAAAAAAATGTGGATTCCCATGATGATGGAAAATAAAATTTTAATCGTCAGTTTTTAGTCTCGGTAAATATTCAAACAAATCCCCCGTGTCCAAAATGGCCGCGGGGGATTTATATTTAGTATATTATTTAAGGGGCATAAGCAATAAAGTAACCAGATGTTCCGGTTTAGTACTCTTAGGATCATTCATATACTGCTCTAAACAAGGAGTGTCTGCCAGTTTCATTCCGCTCTGTGGCAACCATTCGGAGTAAAATCTTGTCCATGAAGTGACCAGCTCATCGTATGGCCCAAGGTGCGTGTAGACAGCATATTTACCACCTGCAAAGTCTTTGAATTTGATTTCAGCTGGACCACTGGTTTCACTTTCTATTGTGATGCATGCTTCTGAGTGCAATTTTTCAGGTGCTGTTTCAGCGGGATCATCATAGTAAACTCCATAGAATTTTGTTTTCTCGCTGAAAATTCTACTTGGCCCTGCCCATGCACAAAGACTCTCCCACGCTTTATATACTTCTTCGTAGGGACCTTCATGTTCAACGTAAGCAATCTTTGCCGGATCTAACGTCCATATTTTTACATCCATTTTTATATACTCCTTATTTTTTAAAGTTAATAAACACCGAGCCAAATTTCAGTTAATAAATCTTCCGGAGCGTATTGATCCGGAGTTTTGAGATATTTTTCAAACGACGGGATACTGTTTCTTAATTCGAATCCACTTTTAGGAAGCCATTTACCGTATAAGTTTTGGTATGCTTCTATTAATCTTTCGTATGGTCCGCGGTGAATAGCAACAGCATATTTACTACATGGAATTATCTGAATTCCAATTTCAGGATGCGGTTCAATTTCAGCTGTTATTGTTACGCATGCATCATATCTGATTTTCCCTTTGGGAGTCACATTTGGATCGTCATAACAAATCCCTAAATATTCAGTTTCCGGGCTGTTCAGATTGTGAATACTGGCCCATGAACACAGTTTGTCCCAGGCAATTTTAACGTCAAAGTATGAGCCTACGTGCCTGATAAATGCTACCATAGTTTCTTTTCGTTTTCTTATTTCCACTTGATTAATGATGTCAGTATCTATGAATTTTATTTCTTTATGAGTTGGTACCGGGTGATAATGGATTCTTTTCTTGCCATCAGGATTAATTCGCTCATGGGCTTGTATCCGAAATTCTCGTGGTGGAATTTTGAACATCTTTTTGAACGCTCGGCTAAATGTTTCAGATGATTCAAACTTACAGCCAAGTGCAATATTCAGTATCGATTTATCTGTATATGTCAGATTGTATGCCGCTTGCTCTAGCCGTAGTCTGCGTACATGTTCTTTAAGAGTCTCACCAACCATACCTTTAAATATACGATGAAAATGGATTACAGAGAAGCATGCCAGCTCCGCAAGAATTTCTGGGGATAAATCCCCATCGAGGTTACGCTGGATGTAAAGCATCACTTCCATCATCCTTTCATTATATGGTCTGATCAGGTTCGACATTATTTTTATCCTTCATGTGGGATTCTTTATAAATTTAAATAGACACTATTAGGCATTTTATTTCATGACATTTTTTATCATTTGAAAATTAGTTTGAAAAGTTCGTCTTCTATGGGGGCTATAAAGATTGAGGTTGATGAGTACTATTGTCTATGGTTAGAGTTAAAGGATGAATAGGATAAAATGTATATTTATATTACTAAGCGTACTTATGCCGATTTCATGTAATACTGTTAAAAAAATAACTATGAGTCCATGTGTAAGCAATTCGACAACAACGACACAGCGTATTGTTGATTCTGCGGCTTGCGCGTTAAATCAGATCAGGAAAGAAGCGGACGGACCTACTATTAACTATTTACTTGATTCAGCTCGAGCTGTGTTTATTTTTCCTGATGTATATAAAGCAGCTTTTATGATTGGAGCCGAGGCAGGACCGGGAGTTTTGTGCGCAAAAGATGATACCGGTTTTTGGAATGGTCCGGTTTTCTACAATATGGCAGGTATAGATATAGGATTACAGGGTGGAGTTGTTGGGAAAAATTTGCTTGTTTTTCTTATGGATGATCAGGCTCTTGAGGATGCTTTGACTGGCAAATTGAACCTGTCGATGGGGGCTGATATTGCAATTGGTCATTTAAATGATAGCAGCCATAGAGGCTCATTTGATGTGCAGGGTAATGTCTTCGCTCTTGTCTATCAAGCCGGGATGTTTGGCGGAATGGCTTACCATACCGGAGCATTTATGGTAAGTCCTGATTATAATAAACGCTACTATGGTAAAAAGATAAGTCCCCGTGAACTGCTTATGAGCCATAAGTTTGATAAACCTGAGGCAGACAGGTTGCTGTACAATCTTGCTGGAGCTAATTTTTAGTTGCGGCTTTTTTATTTTTAATGCGTTTTCTTTCCTGCGTGTAGTATAAAAGATCCTTACATATAAATTGAGCACTATGATAAAAAGCAAAAAATTGAACCATTTTTTGTAGATAAAAGCGGCGCGTAACACCTTCATTACGTAGCTCTTCTAATCTGTTTTGAGCTGAATCTAGAGCATATTGCAGAGCTTTTTCATCTGGAATTTTTTTAGACCCGATACTTCTCATTGCGCGTGAAGTAGTTCTAGCCAGCAAGCGCAGCTCATCCTGCATAATGATATCGTATCCTTCGCCGTGAACATTATTAAGTGCGTGCAGCATAGCTCGCAAATGTGATGCACATTTCTCAAGAGTTTCGATTTTCATACCCAGCAATTGGGTATCTTCTATATATAGCAGACTTTCAAGACGGATTACTTTGCTGTATATTTCTCTGTTTTTAGACATTCTGCTATTGAAAGTGTCTAGCATGCTTGGAGCCAGTCCTGTCTGTTTTTGAAGAAAGTTTTCCATAAGCATTTCATAATTTTCAGCACATTCTTCGAATTGCCTGAACAAATCATCTTTTAATGTTTCAGCTGCCCGCATTGGCCAGACAAGAATATTAACCAGAAAAGCACTTCCAACACCAAGCCCTATTTCAATAACTCTAAATAAACCATATTCTATTCGATTAGGTTCACCTAGACTGGCAAGTGTTACAATAGTAGTTGTTATGGCTGCCATTTTATATCGTTCGTTGTATCTAGTCATATATGCACAAAAGCCTACTGACAGGAATAAAGCTAATGTAGTCATGTAATGAGTTTGTGGAAAACCCATAATACAAATTATTCCGATAAAAGCACCAATAGCTGTACCAGAG
Coding sequences within it:
- a CDS encoding SMP-30/gluconolactonase/LRE family protein, giving the protein MRKYSVLILCIFFIIQAAACTTKTVKIEGFASPESVISDGTYFYVSNVGEKLKPMDKDGDGFISRLSADGAVIERKFISNLNAPKGMVVLNGVLYVADIDRVKGFSVTDGSQVYDLDFSDKGTSLLNDITILGDGKLLVSATDTGALYEFDSGDSPTIKSIETDVDLSGPNGIVFDPEDGSVYIASYGKNNEPNGFISKGRIKNGRLKSDIIHSKGGFYDGIALYDGKVLFSDWVAFEKKGVIVMLNSKSGESSVLDTGEEIAGPADFYLDKNSKKMWIPMMMENKILIVSF
- a CDS encoding AraC family transcriptional regulator, giving the protein MDVKIWTLDPAKIAYVEHEGPYEEVYKAWESLCAWAGPSRIFSEKTKFYGVYYDDPAETAPEKLHSEACITIESETSGPAEIKFKDFAGGKYAVYTHLGPYDELVTSWTRFYSEWLPQSGMKLADTPCLEQYMNDPKSTKPEHLVTLLLMPLK
- a CDS encoding AraC family transcriptional regulator, whose product is MSNLIRPYNERMMEVMLYIQRNLDGDLSPEILAELACFSVIHFHRIFKGMVGETLKEHVRRLRLEQAAYNLTYTDKSILNIALGCKFESSETFSRAFKKMFKIPPREFRIQAHERINPDGKKRIHYHPVPTHKEIKFIDTDIINQVEIRKRKETMVAFIRHVGSYFDVKIAWDKLCSWASIHNLNSPETEYLGICYDDPNVTPKGKIRYDACVTITAEIEPHPEIGIQIIPCSKYAVAIHRGPYERLIEAYQNLYGKWLPKSGFELRNSIPSFEKYLKTPDQYAPEDLLTEIWLGVY
- a CDS encoding FUSC family protein yields the protein MKQATLNTHKAHTIHGIKTGAAAVLAYVAANMLDLKFGYWAALSAVIVMQINVADSIRMCWYRFSGTAIGAFIGIICIMGFPQTHYMTTLALFLSVGFCAYMTRYNERYKMAAITTTIVTLASLGEPNRIEYGLFRVIEIGLGVGSAFLVNILVWPMRAAETLKDDLFRQFEECAENYEMLMENFLQKQTGLAPSMLDTFNSRMSKNREIYSKVIRLESLLYIEDTQLLGMKIETLEKCASHLRAMLHALNNVHGEGYDIIMQDELRLLARTTSRAMRSIGSKKIPDEKALQYALDSAQNRLEELRNEGVTRRFYLQKMVQFFAFYHSAQFICKDLLYYTQERKRIKNKKAATKN
- a CDS encoding lipid-binding SYLF domain-containing protein, with the protein product MPISCNTVKKITMSPCVSNSTTTTQRIVDSAACALNQIRKEADGPTINYLLDSARAVFIFPDVYKAAFMIGAEAGPGVLCAKDDTGFWNGPVFYNMAGIDIGLQGGVVGKNLLVFLMDDQALEDALTGKLNLSMGADIAIGHLNDSSHRGSFDVQGNVFALVYQAGMFGGMAYHTGAFMVSPDYNKRYYGKKISPRELLMSHKFDKPEADRLLYNLAGANF